The genomic interval AGGTGCGGGGCCACCTGCGCGACGCAGTCCGGCACCGGGTGGGGCTCCAGGCACCGGCAGTGCCCGATGTCGAGGGTGATGCCGAAGCCGGGCGGGGCGCCCAGGGCCTCCCGCAGCCGCCACCAGTCGGCGATTTCCGCCACCAGCATGCCCGGCTCCGGCTCGAAGCCGAGCGGCATCCCGGCGGCGTCCGCGACCTCGACCAGTTCGGCGCAGCCGGCGACGAGCCGGTCCCAGGCGGCCGCCGGTTCGACGTCGGCCGGTCGTACCCCGGACCAGAAGGAGACCGCCTCGGCGCCGAGGTCGGCGCCGATCGCGACGGCCCGGCGGAGGAACTCGACCCGCAGCGCGTTGTCGTCGTGCAGCAGCGTCGGGGCGTGCTTGTGCCAGGGGTCGAGCAGGTAGCGGGCCCCGGTCTCGATCACCACGCCGAGGCCGTGCGCGGCGAGGCTCCGGCCGACCGCCGCCACCCGGGCCGCCAGGTGCGGGCCGAACGGGTCCAGGTGGTCGTGGTCCAGGGTCAGCGCCACGCCCCGGTAGCCGAGGTCGGCGATGACCCGCAGCGCGTCGTCGAGGCGGTGGTTGGCGAAGCCGTTGGTCCCGTACCCGAACCGCAGCCCGGGCAGCGCGGCGGCGCTCATGTCGGGGACACCAGTCGGGCGAGCCGTCGCCCGCTGACCCGGTGCGGCGGCGGACCCGGCACCGGCGCTCATGTCGGCGACACCAGTCGGGCGAGCCGTCGCCCGATCGGGGCGGCGGCGGCCACCGCGACGCCGAGCAGCGCGGCGCCGGTCCGGGCGACCAGCGCGCCCTGTAGCGCAGGCAGGCCGGTGATGCCGGCGCCGACCGCGGCCCGGACCCGGGACGCCTGCGGGTCGGCCGCCACCCGGGCCTGCGCGCTGCCGTAGTGCAGGCCGTACCAGCCGGCGAGGGCGGCCGGGACCAGGGCGCCCCAGCCGGCCCGGTGGGCCGGGTCGGCGGGGCCGGGCCGGGT from Plantactinospora sp. BC1 carries:
- a CDS encoding sugar phosphate isomerase/epimerase, giving the protein MSAAALPGLRFGYGTNGFANHRLDDALRVIADLGYRGVALTLDHDHLDPFGPHLAARVAAVGRSLAAHGLGVVIETGARYLLDPWHKHAPTLLHDDNALRVEFLRRAVAIGADLGAEAVSFWSGVRPADVEPAAAWDRLVAGCAELVEVADAAGMPLGFEPEPGMLVAEIADWWRLREALGAPPGFGITLDIGHCRCLEPHPVPDCVAQVAPHLVNVQIDDMRRGVHEHLEFGTGEIDFPPVLRALAEAGYAGLVAVELPRHSHAAPTVAARSIDFLRGAAAEAGLTEARGSAVPDRGR